ctaaattttaaaatattatttatactataaatgataaaattttaaaatgtatttaataaaatgaaaacatgcaaaTATACAACACAAATTTAATGAAATCAGACACTACATAGTTAtgttatattgttattattatcattattttgagacagggtttcactctttccccaggctggagttcagtggtgcaatcatggttcactgcagcctccatctttgaggctcaaatgatcctcccatcttggcctcctaaatagctgggactacaggtgtgtgccactatgcctggctaattttaattttttttgtagaggcctcactatgttgcccaggcctcaaacttctgagttcaaatgaccctcctgccaaagaggcctcccaaagtgctaggatgacagcaGCTGCACCTGaccttatattatttttaaaaggaatccgCTACGAACATGATTTGCAACTTGGCTGCACATTAGGCTCACTTGGGAAGTATTTTTAAGGTCTTGATGCCTGCAACCACTCCAGAACAATTAAAGTGGAACCTCTGGGAGGCTGGCATCCAGGAATTCAGATGTTTAAGGCTCTCCAGGTGCTGGCAGTGTGCacagccagggttgagaatcaGGAGCAGTGCATTGCAGCCTATCAGGTCTGTACCTGAATATGTGGAGTGAGCAGAATTTGTGGAGTGAGTGTGGGGCGATCATGTGGGTAAGTACCCAGGTACTCTAGGTCAGAGACAGTGGCCTGCTGgcttaaacaaaacaaactattCAAACCCTTGCTTTGAtggcagttattatttttttgttgtttgattttGAAAACTGGGCTTGCTAGTGGTCACCGTTGTAACTTGAAGCATCAGTATTAGCCAAGATCGCAGGCATTCAGTGACAAGTAATAGACCAGCCCTCACACAGAGGTGTCAACACATCACCGCCTTCTTTTCTCATATAACAAGAAATTCAAAAGTGGAGAGTGCAGGCTGGAGCAAGGAAGAACCTAGCTCCTTCTCCCTGAGCAGCCATCCTTAGTATGAGGCTTTCATCCTCTAGGCTGTGAGATGGGTGCCAAGCCTCTGGGCATCCTTCTATGTTGAGGGAAGGAGGCCTTTCTCCTTATGAGCAGGCTATGCCTTTTCAGTAGGAAGGGaagctctgcctccacctcccacccaccAGGTACTTCTGCTTACATCTCTTTGGTAAGAATTCCCCTAGCTTCAAGGTaagctgaaattttttttaagcaattcTGTTCCCATTCTTTCCAGAGGAAGGCAAGGGAGAAGTTTGGGGTGGATGAGGAATGAACCAACTTACAGTCTTCTCATATTTGAGGGCAATGTAATCGTAGTCTTGGAAACCAAGGACCAGAGGTCAGCCTTTTAACCCTGTGACTAGATGGGGCCCTGAGGGCTTAGCTGATGTGGACAAACATCTGCTCATGACAAAGGTGCTCATGACCCTAGAGCTTCAGCTCTAAGATATGAAACTGAAGATTCCTCCAGAATCAGACACGAGCATTGCTCAGCGCAAAGATCTGTGGTTTGGTGATTCCTCCTCTCCTTTCACAAGGTGAGGGGCAGCAGTTGGGGTGAATTTCCCTGGAATGGTGGGAGATGTGGGCCTGGATCCTCCCACTGCTCGGGAAGAGTCAGACTTTTCAGTGGGAAGCCTTCTCCAGGAATGGGGGCTCCACCCTCTGCATGTGATGTACAGGGGCTGGCAACCGATGGAGCCTGAATATGTATCTGGGTGTGAGGGATAAGCTTCAAACACCACTTAAGTGTGGGTGGAAGCCAAAAGGTCACCCTACCAATAAATGACTACTGAGGAGAAAACACACAGGGACTATTTTCACCCTTCTGGAAATGTGAATAGAAAATGCAAGGAGAAGGTCAAGAGGTCCAAGGTCACTAAACTGGAACTGGCAGGGAGGAAGCCTCAACGCCGCTCAGAGTGCCTGGAGAGTCCCTGCCAGATCCCCGGGCCAGAGTCCAGCTAGGAAATGCCAGCCTGTCCTTGGTCTTCGTCCCAAATGGCTCCCCATGGGTGAGGGAACTGCCTGGGGATTCCCCGTCGTTGAAGAGTTCGAGTGACCCCCTCCTAAGCCCCTCCAGTAGGGGATTTCCCAGAATGCTCCCACGCCCCCAGGAAGCCTCTTCCTTAGTCACCCCCGCACTGCTTGTGGTTCGTGATACAGGTAGGTGGCATCAAGTGACTCCACAGGTGAGGGATTTGCCTGAGGTGGGAAAAGAGGGAAGATTAAATTGGAAAGCCAACTGGGCTGGGGAGTTATCTCACAGGAGATAACTGTCAAACAGCGTAACGTTTAAACAGACTTTAAAGGTAAGAGAGGATGGAGGGCACAGACTCTGAAGCCAGAGTGCCTCAATTCAAGTACTGCACGCTGCAACTTCCAAGCTGTGTGATCCTGAGccagttacttaacatctctgttcctcagtttttcctcttctgtaaaatggagataatattatCCACCACACAAGCTTGTTGCAAATATCAAATGTCAAATGTAATGATAAccataaaatacttaaaagaatGATTGGCACACGGaattactcagtaaatgttagttattggccaggcatggatgtctcatacctgtaatcccggcactttaggaggctgaggcaggcagatcacttgaggtcagaagttcaaaaccagcctggtcaacatgatgaaaccctgtctctactagaaatacagaaaaattagccaagcatggtggcaggcacttgtaaccccaactacttgggaggctaaggcagggagaatcccttgaacaagggagcagaggttacagtgagatgaaATAGCATGACTgtactcccagcctgggcaacagagggagaatctgtctcaacaaataaataaacgtTAGTTAAGTCATgctaagctatttttaaaaaaatatttggtttCTATCCATCGTTCTCGTATAAGTTGAGCCTAGTTATACCTCAGACCTATGAGTCGTCAGGATTGGACCCCAGTGTGTGCATGAGGCTGCGAATCATTGTTTTGGTCCAGTCCTTCTGTTTTAAAGTGAGGCAACTGAGACTCAATAGGGAAATCGAGTCACTGAGGGTCATCCAGCCAGGACCAGGGCCCAAGCTCCCTGTTCCCATTTACCATGACGGAGCTTACCGTGGTCATGAGTTCAGGACCTGGCTCTGTGTCTGGAGGAAGATCTGGCCTCAAGTCAGCCCTCGTCCAGAGTATCTGGCCAGGAGACCCCTctccctgcagcccaggaggcagacggTCAGCTCTGTGATTGGAAGAATGTGAGCAACTCAGGGTTCttgtgttgtgtgttgtgtgaGTCACCAAAACTGAGATCCAGCTTTCTCCTGAGAGACCACAGGGAAGccaaggccttttttttttttttttttttttgagacagagtcgcgctcggtcacccagattggagtgcaatggcgcaatatcagctcactgcaacctcctccccccaggttcaagcgactctcctgcctcagcctctcaagcagctgggactacagacatatgccactatgcctggctaatttttgtacttttcatagagatagggtttcaccatgttggccaggctggtcttgaactcctgtcctcaagtgatctacctgcctcagcttcccaaagtgctgggattataggtgtgagccaccgtgcctggccaactttctAGTGCCCTCGAGTGACCTTTGCCCGCTAGAGTCTCCCTTCTCCCGGGGGAAGCAGTCAGTGTAAGAGAAGGAACACACGGCCCCAAGCCAAGCCCTGCTCTGCCCCTCCCTGGCAACGTATCTTTGCATCAAACACTCAAAGTTTCTGAACTTCTGAAAAAACAGGTGTCTTGAGGTGAATCTTACAGTACAGCTGCGACCAGCCTGTGGTCATTGGGAGGGTATGTGGCATAGGTTTGTCCCGGGGTCTCAGTTGGCCTCATCTGTAgagtggggataataatagcttaccggggtccaaagtggctcccaccggaggtcatggcgctcgcgaaggcgaggtcatcagttcaaggctaacctgagcaacctcataaagctcaaactgattggcaaaaaataataataataataatagcttacCTTCCCTATCCCACTCAGAGGGTTACTGTTGGGAGTCGGATGGACCGGGGTGAATTCTGAACGGGGGAACGAAGGGTATGAGGATGCCCGAATGCAGGCTCACTCCTGCCCCACTCTGCAGTAGGAGACAAGCATGGTAGAAGCAACATTTCCTCCCCCTTCACTGTGCCCTAGGTGTCCAGCCCTCATTGTTAGGGGATGTCACTGTCATACCTCTGGATCAACAGCTGCTCCCAGGCCACCTTTGACAGTTGTGCCTTCAACTGGGCGAGCCCTTTCCAGGGCATAACTGCCCCAAGGAGGGCAATAGTGGGTGGGGACACGGAGGGAAGAGGCCCCAGATCAGCCACTTCCTCCTACGAGGGaagtcaaaccctgtctctcacCAGTATCAGGCTGGCTGCACGGTCCCTGAGCTGGCAGGGCGGGTTTCTTGGGGGCCCTAGCAGGAAGCAGTCTTGCTTCCCAAGGTAAAGACAAGTTTCTTATCACTGGCGGTGGTTTTCTGGTTAGAGGCAGCAGGCAGCGGTTATGAACTTTGCCTAGAGCTCTGGGATCTGCAAGGGGAGGGGCGGGCAGACCAGAGAGCTGAGTGAGCTCAGCAGAGCTTGCTTAGGGAGGAGGGACCTGCTGTCACTTCCCGAAAGCTGGGCCAGCCTCTAGGCGGGGAGAAGGTCAGAGCGGCCCTCCCTTCTGCCTCGGGGTTTGCCCAGGTTCTTCAGAGCACAGAATTTACAGTAAATGTTGTCACCAGTGGAAACTCTCAGAGGGGGCGAAGAAAAGGGCTAGAGGAAGAAGCCAGGACTCCCGGCCCCCAGTTCCCGTCTTACCAACACCCCCTAGTCTCATCGTGCTGCTTTACCTTATCTTTCGGTAAAGAGGGGATGCCCTCCTTCTGGGATGTGCCAGGAAATACCCAAATGGTTAAATGAATGAACCGGCCACACCTTGCAGAAGGTAGGGCTGCAAACTTTATCACCATGGCTCTTAGTAACTCCCCTGCCCCGGTTTAAAGAGGCTTCTTTTGTAATTGACTTTAGCACATTTTCTAGCTGAGAGCCCCATTCAAGCAATGCCAGGCTGAGGCTAAGCATGCCTGTATCCATCCTTCACAGATGATGGAACCTGGCTTGATGAGCAAGGCCACAGTTGGTGTATGCTTCTCTGCCATTTAAAAAAGACCCCTCCCCAGGATGTGGGGTGTAGGATGATTGGCAGTATAACCGATAAACCTCATTAGCCCACAGCTCATGCCCCTGATGGATTCATTAgggtaaattttattattttattttattttttgagagaggatctcactctgtcactgaggctacagtacagtggcatgatcatggctcactgcagcctccaactcctggggctccatgcccagctaattttcttatttttgtagggACTGGGTCTCagtaatgttgcccaggctggtcttaaactcctgggctctcagcaggcagaggttgcagtgagctgagatcgcaccactgccttccagcctgggggacagagtgagaccgtctcaaaaacaacaacaacaacaaaaaaaaaaactgctgggctcaagcgatcctctcacctcagcctcctaaagtgctgggataataggtgcaagcctctgcacccagcctatttaggGCAAATTTTAAATGTCAAGTTATCTCACATCGGCTCACCACCCACCATATTTTTTAGTTACCTTCTTCGTGCCAGCAGATGATGTCATCAGTCTGTCAGTCAACAAACATCTGAGTTCacactatgtgtcaggcattgaGCCAGGCATTAATAAATAGGCATTTAACAAGTGCttgaataattaaaacaaatttaaaataatatttaactagTGCTTTCCAACTTACCTGATCATTAGAATGACCCGCGGCACTAGTTAAAACTTCAGATTTCGCTCCCTGGTGGTCTAGTGGCtaggattaaaataataaaattaaattaaatttaaaaaaaatcagctctgcagccaggcgcggtggctcatgcctgtaatctcagccctttgggaggctgaagcgggcagatcccttgaggtcaggagtttgagactagcctggccaacatgttaaaaccccatctctactaaaaatacaaaaattagctgggtgtggcggcgcgtgcctgtaattctagctacttgggaggctgaggcaggagaatcgcttgaacccgagaggcagaggttgcagtgaaccgagatcacagtactgcactccagcctgggcaactctgttctcagaaaaaaaaaaaaagaaaaagaaaaagaatcagttCTGCAGACTTCACCCCCCAAATCCCAAAACCTCTGATTCAAAACCCTAGATTTTGGAAGGGCCTGAAATTCCCTTCTTAACAAGCCTTCAAATTAATTTCTCATGATATGGCAAGTTTGGGAAATACTGACCTAACCCAAATAGATCTAGGAAGGTAAGACCTGGTCTCTAAATATCAGATTTCCTTTTGAACcaaaatggtttttatttgcatctccAGTGTCATTTGCCTTTCCTCTGTGGGCACGAATGCTTAGCAGAGAAAGTCTGTTTGACTGGGTCAAGTAATGTAAGCCTTAAATTATACTAGAATTGCGATCTCCTGGGCTTTCTGAAGATGGGATTGCTTTTCAGTAAATGCTAATTACCAGATTGCAATTGTTGATTAATTAATGATGTGATCAGAAATCAGCACCTCTTAGCAGGCATCTTCCTGATTACCATGTATCTGATGGTTCCCCAAAGCAACAGGGAAAAGAGTTTCCAGAAAAAGGAGAAGCTCACGGTCTTGGGATACACCCAGAGTGCTGTCAGACAGGGTCTCTGCTGGGCCAGACAGGGTGGAACAGAATGTTGTGGCAGACTTTGACCAtttcgtatttatttatttatttatttaatttttttgagatggagtctcgctctgtcactcaggctggagtgcagtggcaccatcttggctcactgtaacctccacctcccgggttccagctattctcttgcctcagcctcccaggtagctgggattacaggcacctgccaccacacatggctaatttttttttttttttttttagacacgtgtttagccatgttggccaggctgatcttgaactcctgacgtcaggtgatccacctgcctcggcctcccaaagtgctaggattacaggcatgagccaccctgcctggccccatttaatatttaaaacgaCCCTGAGCATTCTAAAATCTGGGTGCAGCAGACGAGTATCCAGTGACTATATTTGTAAGATGAAATGCAGACCCCAGGAACATTTGGAGAACACACAGCAtaacagagtgggaaaaagtgAAACTGGTGTAAGACATTCTCACGAACTACTTTCCAGTTCCTTAGGATCTGGCCCGCCAGCTCTTTCCCTTGCTGTATTcccaccaccccccacccacaGACACCCCCACAGACATCCCTGCATACATGCACGAAGATGAGCACACTCACATGCACTCCTCTATCAGGTTGAACCATGTGAAATTGCTATTTTACAGGTCACAGCACACAAATATCAGGAGCTTCACGTGGTTCAGCCTCCTATCTATGTGTACACACGCACACCAACCCATGTGCTTATATAAACACGCCCATACACACCTAAGAACATATATGCACTTGTGCACACATTCACACGTGCAGGAAAATTCTCTGACACCCTTCTCCATGGCTGTGCTAGTGAACAATGAATCTGGGCCCTCCTCCTGCATCCCTCCACACCCCACCCACTTTGCCACCTTCCCTGACATTAATCTGCTGTGCTGATCCCTACAGGAGAGCGAAGACCTGGAGAAACAGAACGCGGCTCTGCGCAAGGAGATCAAGCAGCTCACGGAGGAATTGAAGTACTTCACGTCGGTGCTGAGCAGCCACGAGCCCCTGTGCTCGGTGCTGGCCGCCAGCACACCCTCGCCCCCTGAGGTGGTGTACAGCGCCCATGCCTTCCACCAACCTCATGTCAGCTCCCCGCGCTTCCAGCCCTGAGCTTCCAATGGGGAGAGAGCAGAGTCTCGGGAGGGACACACAGACTGTGGCAGTGCTGCACCCATCCCGCAGAGGCCCCTGTCCACCTGGAGACCCAGAGACAGAGGCCCGGACAAGGATCGAACACAGGGACTGTCACGACTGGAAGGGTGTGAGGCCTCCCAGCAGTGCCGCAGCATTTCGGGGGGCCTGTGCTGGACTCCACTCTAGGTTGGAGGCCCAATCCAGAAGAATATCAGGCAAGACACCCAAGTCTCATGTCACAGAGCAAGGCAGGCAGGGAAgggttatttttctaaataaatgctttaaaataaaccaGTCTGTTGGGTTGGTTTCCCTCTTTCACCCTGTCCCTTGACAGTCTAAATTGTGCGGTGTTGGAATCTTCTTTGTTTTGGGCTCTAGTACCCTCAAAGAGCTCCAGGGACTCCACTAACAGGTCTGCTTTTCCATGATTTGTTGATCTATTTGGGAAGCTTTCAATTCCTTCCTCTAGGtgtcttcttcctctgcctctccttcttcttcctcttccccttctctttctctttcttctcctcgtCCTCCTTCttgttcctcttcctcttcttcagagTCTCtcagctctgttacccaggctggactacagtgacACAGTCTCCACTCATTTCAACCTCCAACTCACAGGTTTCAAGAGaccctccggcctcagcctccctcccagctgagACTACCAGCACACGCca
Above is a window of Callithrix jacchus isolate 240 chromosome 8, calJac240_pri, whole genome shotgun sequence DNA encoding:
- the BATF gene encoding basic leucine zipper transcriptional factor ATF-like isoform X2 — its product is MFKEDSSDDVRRVQRREKNRIAAQKSRQRQTQKADTLHLESEDLEKQNAALRKEIKQLTEELKYFTSVLSSHEPLCSVLAASTPSPPEVVYSAHAFHQPHVSSPRFQP
- the BATF gene encoding basic leucine zipper transcriptional factor ATF-like isoform X1, whose amino-acid sequence is MPHSSDSSDSSFSRSPPPGKQDSSDDVRRVQRREKNRIAAQKSRQRQTQKADTLHLESEDLEKQNAALRKEIKQLTEELKYFTSVLSSHEPLCSVLAASTPSPPEVVYSAHAFHQPHVSSPRFQP